The Sphingosinicella humi genome has a window encoding:
- a CDS encoding gene transfer agent family protein, whose protein sequence is MSGGANAARGEAAIVVAGETLVLRPSFEALVATEEELGPLFALVERAAEGGLRLVEVAGLFWHCIKDRPEHCTRERIGAAVVEAGLAGMTPVLKTLLTQILQGR, encoded by the coding sequence ATGAGCGGCGGCGCCAATGCGGCTCGCGGCGAGGCGGCGATCGTGGTGGCGGGCGAGACGCTGGTGCTGCGGCCGTCCTTCGAGGCGCTGGTCGCGACGGAGGAAGAACTGGGGCCGCTGTTCGCGCTGGTCGAGCGGGCGGCCGAAGGCGGACTGAGGCTGGTCGAGGTGGCGGGGCTGTTCTGGCATTGCATCAAGGACCGTCCCGAGCATTGCACGCGGGAGAGGATCGGTGCGGCCGTCGTGGAGGCGGGGCTCGCCGGGATGACGCCGGTGCTGAAGACGTTGCTGACGCAGATATTGCAGGGACGATGA
- a CDS encoding phage tail tube protein: protein MSAEKGSAFLLKIGDGGDPPVFSTVAGMRTTQMQVNGEAVNVTSKDSGGWRELLSGAGLRSISVSASGIFTGSGSEGRVKSNALSGLLDDYELSFEGAERMRGKFLVTRLDYSGDYNGERNYTLSLESSGPVVTL, encoded by the coding sequence ATGAGTGCCGAAAAGGGTAGCGCTTTTCTGCTGAAGATCGGTGATGGTGGCGATCCGCCCGTCTTTTCCACGGTCGCTGGCATGCGGACAACGCAGATGCAGGTGAATGGTGAAGCCGTCAACGTGACGTCCAAGGATTCAGGCGGTTGGCGCGAACTTCTTTCGGGTGCTGGGCTAAGATCTATCTCGGTATCTGCAAGCGGTATCTTCACCGGTTCTGGCTCGGAAGGCCGAGTTAAGTCCAATGCTCTCTCCGGTCTGCTCGATGATTATGAGCTGAGTTTCGAGGGCGCGGAACGGATGCGCGGCAAGTTCCTGGTGACGCGGCTCGACTATAGCGGCGACTATAATGGCGAGCGGAACTATACGCTGAGCCTGGAGAGCAGCGGTCCGGTGGTGACGTTATGA
- the gp17 gene encoding tail completion protein gp17, translating to MTAAEAIMTAATAALQALEGVGVYDGAPLRASFPYAVVDAGAETDWSHKNGVGRELRIAVTLRDGGERPTRLRRLMGEAEAALAAVAEMAGWHLVTLRHVRSRLVREGRGAEPRGWMGVIEFRARMLALDTV from the coding sequence ATGACGGCGGCGGAAGCGATCATGACGGCCGCGACGGCGGCGCTGCAGGCCCTTGAAGGCGTCGGCGTCTATGACGGCGCGCCCCTGCGGGCTTCCTTCCCCTATGCGGTAGTCGACGCGGGGGCGGAGACGGACTGGAGCCACAAGAACGGCGTCGGCCGGGAGCTGCGGATCGCCGTCACGCTACGCGACGGGGGCGAGCGGCCGACGCGGCTACGACGGCTGATGGGCGAGGCCGAGGCGGCCCTCGCGGCCGTGGCCGAAATGGCCGGGTGGCACCTCGTTACCCTGCGTCATGTGCGCAGTCGGCTGGTCCGCGAAGGCCGGGGTGCCGAACCCCGCGGCTGGATGGGTGTGATCGAGTTTCGAGCGCGGATGTTGGCGCTCGACACCGTCTGA
- a CDS encoding head-tail connector protein has translation MISGDPLVPGAEALGEAKAYLRVEGSDEDAMLERLIGSAAELCERFVRQALLRRGFSETLELSGAWTRLGVAPVQAISGVEGVRSDGSAFAISAEAYAIDIDAHGEGWVRVSQAGDAVRIKVAYQAGLAADWASLPEALRQGMVRLTAHLFTHRDGPGDAGPPAAVTALWRPWRRMRIG, from the coding sequence ATGATTAGCGGCGATCCATTGGTGCCGGGCGCGGAGGCGCTAGGCGAGGCCAAGGCCTATTTGCGCGTGGAAGGCAGCGACGAGGATGCGATGCTCGAGCGACTGATCGGGAGTGCGGCGGAACTGTGCGAGCGGTTCGTGCGGCAGGCGCTGCTGAGGCGCGGGTTCAGCGAGACGCTTGAGCTGAGCGGCGCCTGGACACGGCTGGGGGTGGCGCCGGTGCAGGCCATTTCGGGTGTCGAGGGCGTGCGGAGCGACGGCTCGGCCTTTGCCATTTCCGCCGAGGCTTATGCGATCGACATCGATGCGCATGGCGAGGGCTGGGTCCGAGTGAGCCAGGCGGGCGACGCGGTGCGGATCAAGGTGGCGTATCAGGCGGGGCTGGCGGCCGACTGGGCTTCGCTGCCGGAAGCGCTGCGCCAGGGGATGGTCCGGCTGACGGCGCACCTCTTCACCCATCGTGACGGCCCGGGCGATGCGGGACCGCCGGCGGCGGTGACGGCGCTTTGGCGACCGTGGCGGCGGATGCGGATAGGTTGA
- a CDS encoding HK97 family phage prohead protease, whose product MRFAGYAAIFDRPDRGGDVVRAGAFARSLNRGAGAVPLLWQHEAGRPIGRIEYLKEDRRGLRVIGQLSSGAAGREAAALLKDGAVSGLSFGYRVREARGEAPRELTELELVEVSLVTLPMQPRARVHAVAGE is encoded by the coding sequence ATGAGATTTGCGGGATATGCGGCGATCTTCGATCGGCCCGATCGGGGCGGCGACGTGGTGCGGGCGGGGGCGTTTGCGCGGTCGCTGAATCGTGGGGCGGGGGCCGTGCCCTTGCTGTGGCAGCATGAGGCGGGGCGGCCGATCGGGCGGATCGAATATCTGAAGGAGGACCGGCGCGGCCTGAGGGTGATCGGCCAACTGTCCTCCGGCGCGGCGGGGCGGGAGGCGGCGGCGCTGCTCAAGGACGGAGCGGTGTCGGGGCTGAGCTTCGGCTATCGGGTGCGGGAGGCGCGCGGCGAGGCGCCGAGGGAGTTGACCGAACTGGAGCTGGTCGAGGTCAGCCTGGTGACCTTGCCGATGCAGCCCAGGGCGCGGGTGCATGCGGTGGCGGGCGAGTAG
- a CDS encoding DUF6127 family protein: MTDEHRAMLARLMALAEGQGADLVTLRALIEEASEAGAERALGTLGLEGQGARRDVDELRELLQAWRDAKASAWKAVVGWAVRFGLAALLVGMAVKLGLTDLISS; the protein is encoded by the coding sequence ATGACGGACGAACATCGCGCCATGCTGGCGCGGCTGATGGCGCTTGCCGAGGGTCAGGGGGCGGATCTCGTTACCCTTCGGGCGCTGATCGAGGAGGCGAGCGAGGCCGGGGCGGAACGGGCGTTGGGAACGCTCGGGCTGGAAGGGCAGGGCGCTCGGCGGGACGTCGACGAATTGAGGGAACTCTTGCAGGCATGGCGCGACGCCAAGGCTTCGGCCTGGAAGGCGGTGGTAGGATGGGCGGTGCGCTTCGGCCTTGCCGCCTTGTTGGTCGGGATGGCCGTGAAGCTGGGGCTGACGGATTTGATCAGCTCATGA
- a CDS encoding phage portal protein, translating into MKWFGRKAGVQPRPFLLRLWQGPTAAGEWPRSYEAQVREAYLGNPVAQRAVRLVAESVAWAPVYADQSGAFIRKEGNGRASTDPDRTASLISPQLLETIAGQLLLHGNAFVQLLLNADGKPAELYPLRPERVSVEADPAGWPVAYVYKAGEAKSRIAARDGLGRTSVVHLKAMHPLDDHYGLGCLGAAAGAVAIHNAATKWNKALLDNAARPSGALTFEPADGAALSSEQYERLKAELETGFQGAVNAGRPMLLEGGLKWQAMSLSPADMDFVGLKAAAAREIALAFGVPPMLLGLPGDATYANYREANRALWRLTVLPLAEKILSGIGAALSAWWPGTKLAIDVDQVTALSEDRERLWAQVTAADFLSDGEKREMLGFSPSQALSHQPRPSPSQS; encoded by the coding sequence ATGAAGTGGTTCGGGCGGAAGGCCGGGGTTCAGCCCCGGCCTTTTTTGTTGCGGCTGTGGCAAGGGCCGACGGCGGCGGGGGAGTGGCCGCGCTCGTACGAGGCGCAGGTGCGGGAGGCCTATCTCGGCAATCCCGTGGCGCAGCGGGCGGTGCGGCTGGTGGCGGAGAGCGTCGCCTGGGCGCCCGTCTATGCGGATCAAAGTGGCGCTTTCATCCGGAAGGAAGGGAATGGGAGGGCTTCGACAGACCCAGACCGAACGGCTTCACTGATTTCCCCGCAGCTCCTGGAGACAATCGCCGGGCAGTTGCTACTGCATGGCAATGCGTTCGTGCAGTTGCTGCTGAACGCGGATGGGAAGCCGGCAGAGCTCTATCCGCTGCGGCCGGAGCGGGTGTCGGTCGAGGCGGATCCGGCGGGATGGCCGGTCGCCTATGTCTACAAGGCCGGCGAGGCGAAGAGCCGGATCGCGGCGCGGGACGGGCTGGGGCGGACTAGTGTCGTGCATCTCAAGGCCATGCATCCGCTCGACGACCATTATGGCCTTGGGTGCCTCGGCGCGGCCGCGGGCGCGGTGGCGATCCACAATGCGGCGACCAAATGGAACAAGGCGTTGCTCGACAATGCGGCGCGGCCTTCCGGGGCGCTGACGTTCGAGCCGGCGGATGGGGCGGCGTTGTCGAGCGAGCAATATGAGCGGCTGAAGGCCGAGTTGGAGACGGGCTTCCAGGGCGCGGTGAATGCGGGGCGTCCGATGCTGCTGGAGGGCGGGCTCAAATGGCAGGCGATGAGCCTGTCGCCGGCGGACATGGATTTCGTTGGCCTGAAGGCGGCGGCAGCGCGGGAGATCGCGCTGGCCTTCGGCGTGCCGCCGATGCTGCTCGGCCTGCCGGGCGATGCCACCTACGCCAATTATCGCGAGGCGAACCGGGCGCTTTGGCGCCTGACGGTGCTGCCGCTGGCGGAGAAGATATTGAGCGGGATCGGGGCAGCGCTGTCGGCCTGGTGGCCGGGAACGAAGCTGGCGATCGATGTCGACCAGGTGACGGCGCTTTCCGAGGACCGGGAGCGGCTGTGGGCGCAGGTGACGGCGGCGGATTTCCTGAGCGACGGGGAGAAGCGGGAGATGCTGGGCTTTTCTCCATCGCAGGCGCTGTCGCATCAGCCCAGGCCCTCACCCTCCCAAAGCTGA
- a CDS encoding DUF1153 domain-containing protein — protein sequence MIILFEDRDRGAKKAGKSPSKPRSLLGRASWRKARAVADVAEGLLTPEAACERYGIDAEELATWQRAVQSFGLKRRRKPDATVSDEPDR from the coding sequence ATGATCATCCTGTTCGAAGACCGAGACCGGGGGGCGAAGAAGGCCGGGAAAAGCCCCTCCAAACCGAGATCATTGTTGGGCCGCGCCAGCTGGCGCAAGGCACGGGCCGTCGCCGACGTCGCCGAGGGGCTGCTGACGCCGGAAGCCGCCTGCGAACGCTATGGCATCGACGCCGAAGAGCTGGCGACCTGGCAACGGGCGGTGCAGAGCTTTGGCCTTAAGCGGCGGCGAAAGCCGGATGCGACGGTTAGTGACGAACCAGATCGGTAA
- a CDS encoding acyl-CoA dehydrogenase family protein, with protein MDFDLTEREALYRDRVRAFIESEIRPRMDDYKSQLASGERWQPLPLIEELKPKAKAAGLWNLFMPPGHALAHVDESFEFEGTQLTNLEYALCAEEMGRILWSAEVFNCSAPDTGNMEVLHRYGTAEQKERWLRPLMNGEIRSAFLMTEPAVASSDATNIQCEIRRDGDDYVINGRKWWSSGAGDPRCKVAIVMGKTDPEARRHQQQSMVLMPLDAPGVTVERALTVYGYDDAPHGHMEIALDNVRVPAANMLLGEGRGFEIAQGRLGPGRIHHCMRTIGAAEEALEAMVKRLQSRTAFGKRLSEHSVWEQRVAQARIDIEMSRLLCLKAADMMDKAGNKAARQEIAMIKVQAPNMALRIIDDAVQAHGGAGVSQDFNLAASWAGIRTLRLADGPDEVHNRSIALMEFARHAPEG; from the coding sequence GTGGACTTTGACCTTACGGAACGCGAGGCCCTCTACCGCGACCGGGTGCGCGCCTTCATCGAATCCGAGATTCGCCCGCGAATGGACGACTATAAGAGCCAGCTCGCAAGCGGCGAGCGCTGGCAGCCCTTGCCCCTCATCGAGGAGTTGAAGCCGAAGGCGAAGGCGGCTGGCCTGTGGAACCTCTTCATGCCGCCCGGTCACGCCCTCGCCCATGTCGATGAGAGCTTCGAGTTCGAAGGCACTCAGCTCACCAATCTCGAATATGCCCTGTGCGCGGAGGAGATGGGCCGCATCCTCTGGTCGGCCGAGGTGTTCAACTGCTCCGCCCCCGACACCGGCAATATGGAGGTCCTCCACCGCTACGGCACGGCCGAGCAGAAGGAGCGGTGGCTCCGCCCGCTGATGAACGGCGAGATCCGCTCCGCCTTCCTGATGACCGAGCCCGCCGTCGCCTCCTCCGACGCGACCAACATCCAGTGCGAGATCCGGCGGGACGGTGACGATTATGTCATCAACGGCCGCAAATGGTGGTCGTCCGGCGCCGGCGACCCTCGCTGCAAGGTCGCGATCGTCATGGGCAAGACCGACCCGGAGGCGCGCAGGCACCAGCAGCAGTCGATGGTCCTGATGCCCCTCGATGCGCCGGGCGTCACCGTCGAGCGGGCGCTGACCGTCTACGGCTATGACGATGCGCCTCACGGCCACATGGAGATAGCGCTCGACAATGTCCGTGTCCCGGCCGCCAACATGCTCCTGGGCGAAGGCCGCGGCTTCGAGATCGCGCAAGGGCGCCTGGGCCCCGGCCGCATCCATCACTGCATGCGCACCATCGGCGCGGCCGAGGAAGCGCTCGAGGCCATGGTGAAGCGCCTCCAGTCCCGCACCGCCTTCGGCAAGCGCCTTTCCGAGCACAGCGTCTGGGAGCAGCGCGTCGCTCAGGCCCGCATCGACATCGAAATGTCCCGCCTCCTCTGTCTCAAGGCCGCGGACATGATGGACAAGGCCGGCAACAAGGCGGCTCGCCAAGAAATCGCGATGATCAAGGTCCAGGCCCCGAACATGGCGCTTCGCATCATCGACGACGCCGTCCAGGCCCATGGCGGCGCCGGCGTCTCCCAGGACTTCAACCTCGCCGCCAGCTGGGCCGGCATCCGCACGCTCCGTCTCGCCGACGGCCCCGACGAAGTCCACAACCGCTCGATCGCCCTCATGGAGTTCGCCAGACATGCGCCGGAGGGATGA
- a CDS encoding SDR family NAD(P)-dependent oxidoreductase, with the protein MSLFDLTGKTAVITGSSRGIGRAIAEAMADQGAKVVISSRKADVCAETAAAINAAHGDDTALAVPANISSKEDLQNLVDETRRRFGRIDILVCNAASNPYYGPMAGIGDDQFRKILDNNIIANHWLISMVAPEMLERKDGSIIIISSIGGLTSSTTIGAYNISKAADFQLARNLAAEFGPAGVRVNCIAPGLVRTDFARALWENPDTLKAVTRLTPMRRIGEPHEIAGAAVFLASPASTFMTGQTIVVDGGSTIGVGL; encoded by the coding sequence ATGAGCCTCTTCGACCTCACCGGCAAAACCGCCGTCATCACCGGCTCCTCCCGGGGCATCGGCCGCGCCATCGCCGAGGCCATGGCCGATCAGGGCGCGAAGGTCGTGATCTCCAGCCGCAAGGCCGACGTCTGCGCCGAGACCGCCGCCGCCATCAACGCCGCGCACGGCGATGACACCGCCCTCGCCGTCCCCGCCAACATCTCCTCGAAGGAGGACCTCCAGAACCTCGTCGACGAGACCCGCCGCCGCTTCGGCCGCATCGACATCCTCGTCTGCAACGCCGCCTCCAACCCCTATTACGGCCCGATGGCCGGCATCGGCGACGATCAGTTCCGCAAGATCCTCGACAACAACATCATCGCCAATCACTGGCTGATATCGATGGTCGCCCCGGAGATGCTGGAGCGCAAGGACGGCTCGATCATCATCATCTCCTCGATCGGCGGCCTTACCAGCTCGACCACGATCGGCGCCTACAACATCTCCAAGGCCGCCGACTTCCAGCTCGCCCGCAACCTCGCCGCCGAGTTCGGCCCCGCAGGCGTGCGCGTCAACTGCATCGCCCCCGGCCTCGTCCGCACCGATTTCGCCCGCGCCCTCTGGGAAAATCCCGACACCTTGAAGGCCGTAACGCGCCTCACCCCCATGCGCCGCATCGGCGAACCCCACGAGATCGCCGGCGCCGCCGTCTTCCTAGCCTCCCCCGCCTCCACCTTCATGACCGGCCAGACGATCGTGGTCGACGGCGGCAGCACCATCGGAGTCGGCCTATGA
- a CDS encoding SDR family NAD(P)-dependent oxidoreductase, producing the protein MRLANKIAIITGAGSGIGRATAELFARQGAYLILSDIAEAVEETAARIGPAAVPMRCDAGKEEDVAHLVRSAAARFGGLDIFHANAGISGGLASIFEQTPEDWQEILRVNLIGPFLAIKHAAPLMKDRGGGSIICTASVAGLRAGAGGPAYSASKAGLINLVQLAATQLAGSNVRVNAICPGLTETGMTRPFYDHARAKGHEDRLGHLNPLKRGGEPEEIAQAALFLASSESSYVNGHALVVDGGLSVSHPYNKQDWGVTSA; encoded by the coding sequence ATGAGGCTCGCGAACAAAATCGCCATCATCACAGGTGCCGGCTCCGGCATCGGCCGCGCCACCGCCGAGCTGTTCGCCAGGCAAGGCGCCTATCTCATCCTCTCCGACATTGCCGAAGCGGTAGAAGAAACCGCCGCCCGCATCGGCCCCGCTGCCGTCCCCATGCGCTGCGACGCCGGCAAGGAGGAGGACGTCGCCCACCTCGTCCGCAGCGCCGCCGCCCGCTTCGGCGGCCTCGACATATTCCACGCCAATGCCGGCATCTCCGGCGGCCTCGCCTCGATCTTCGAACAGACGCCCGAGGACTGGCAGGAGATCCTGCGCGTCAACCTCATCGGTCCTTTCCTCGCCATCAAGCACGCCGCGCCGCTGATGAAGGATCGCGGCGGCGGTTCGATCATCTGCACGGCCTCCGTCGCGGGCCTCCGCGCCGGCGCCGGCGGCCCGGCTTACTCCGCCTCCAAGGCCGGTCTCATCAACCTCGTCCAGCTCGCCGCCACCCAGCTCGCCGGCTCGAACGTCCGCGTGAATGCGATCTGCCCCGGCCTCACCGAGACCGGCATGACCCGGCCCTTCTACGACCATGCCCGCGCCAAGGGCCATGAAGACCGCCTCGGCCACCTAAACCCCCTGAAACGCGGCGGCGAACCCGAGGAAATCGCCCAAGCCGCCCTCTTCCTCGCCTCGAGCGAAAGCAGCTACGTCAACGGCCATGCGCTGGTAGTGGATGGGGGGCTGAGCGTGTCGCATCCGTACAACAAACAGGATTGGGGCGTGACGTCGGCATAG
- a CDS encoding endonuclease domain-containing protein — translation MKRRIPKRLTDRARDLRNNATPQERILWRLLSRYRPKFTRQLSIPPFVADLACREARLVVEIDGSQHMDSKADEGRTVRLQSEGWTVIRFWNSDVNENPEGVAEAILSKAAECLGGTHPRPLPSREGRKRRRRFE, via the coding sequence ATGAAGCGTCGCATCCCGAAGCGTCTGACTGACCGTGCCCGCGATCTTCGCAACAACGCGACGCCGCAAGAGCGCATCCTCTGGCGCCTGCTCTCGCGTTATCGCCCAAAATTCACTCGCCAGCTTTCGATACCACCCTTTGTTGCCGACCTCGCCTGTCGCGAGGCCCGGTTGGTCGTCGAGATCGATGGCAGCCAGCATATGGATTCCAAGGCCGACGAAGGCCGCACCGTCCGCCTGCAAAGCGAGGGTTGGACCGTCATTCGCTTCTGGAACAGCGATGTGAATGAAAACCCTGAAGGCGTCGCCGAAGCGATCCTGTCCAAAGCCGCCGAGTGCCTCGGCGGCACCCACCCCCGACCCCTCCCTTCCAGGGAGGGGAGAAAGAGGCGCAGGCGCTTTGAATGA
- a CDS encoding 3-hydroxyacyl-CoA dehydrogenase NAD-binding domain-containing protein has product MSPITTQRHGDILIVTSNNPPVNALGHAVREGLVKAIDEADADETVKAVVIVCEGNTFFAGADVSEFGTPKAFEPPMLPQVVDRIEACAKPVVAAIHGTALGGGLEVALACHYRVAVPSAKLGTPEVKLGIIPGAGGTQRLPRLVGVPKALEMVATGNPIGAKEAHGLGLVDRLIEGDLEQHAVAFAEEVRDVRPIPKSSERDDKLAEARANPALFDEFRKANAKKFRGFDAPEATIKAVQAAVAKPYAEGVLEERRLFMELMTGTQARAQQYFFFAERKASKIEGLPEDTKPRDIRRVGVIGAGTMGGGISMNFLSAGIPVTIVEMEQAALDRGTGIMRRNYEATASKGKMTADQVEGAMGLLNPTLDFDALADCDLIIEAVFENMDVKKDVFTRLDKIAKPGAILASNTSYLNIDEIAAVTSRPEDVLGLHFFSPANIMKLLEIVRGARTAPDVLVTAMQLAKKIRKVAVVAGVCYGFIGNRMLIPRQMQAMQLLLEGATPEQVDKVHVEFGMPMGPFQMADLAGVDIGWHRDPTRIENIRDKLCAMERWGQKKGAGFYDYDDKRRPSPSPVVAEVIEEFRQKVGVEKRDITDQEIMERTIYTMVNEGAKILEEGMAQRASDIDVVWVYGYGWPVYRGGPMFWADTVGLKEIVAGLERQQDRLGKDFTLSRLLTDKAAAGEKLTR; this is encoded by the coding sequence ATGAGCCCGATCACCACCCAGCGCCATGGCGACATCCTGATCGTCACGTCGAACAACCCGCCGGTGAACGCCCTCGGCCATGCCGTGCGCGAGGGGCTGGTGAAGGCGATCGATGAGGCGGACGCCGACGAGACGGTGAAGGCGGTGGTGATCGTCTGCGAAGGCAACACCTTCTTCGCCGGCGCGGATGTCTCCGAATTCGGCACGCCGAAAGCGTTCGAGCCGCCGATGCTGCCGCAGGTTGTCGACCGGATCGAGGCCTGCGCCAAGCCGGTCGTCGCCGCCATCCACGGCACCGCGCTCGGCGGCGGGCTGGAGGTGGCCCTCGCCTGCCACTACCGCGTCGCCGTGCCCTCGGCGAAGCTCGGCACGCCCGAGGTCAAGCTCGGCATCATCCCCGGCGCCGGCGGCACGCAGCGGCTGCCGCGCCTCGTCGGTGTGCCGAAGGCGCTGGAGATGGTCGCGACGGGCAATCCGATCGGCGCCAAAGAGGCCCACGGTCTCGGCCTGGTCGATCGCCTGATCGAGGGCGACCTGGAGCAGCACGCCGTCGCCTTCGCCGAGGAAGTGCGCGACGTCCGTCCCATTCCCAAGAGCAGCGAGCGCGACGACAAGCTCGCCGAGGCGCGCGCGAACCCCGCCCTGTTCGACGAATTCCGCAAAGCCAACGCGAAGAAGTTCCGCGGCTTCGACGCCCCCGAGGCCACGATCAAGGCCGTCCAGGCTGCCGTCGCCAAACCCTATGCCGAGGGCGTGCTCGAGGAGCGCCGCCTGTTCATGGAGCTGATGACCGGCACCCAGGCCCGCGCGCAGCAATATTTCTTCTTCGCCGAGCGCAAGGCCTCCAAGATCGAGGGCCTGCCCGAGGACACGAAACCCCGCGACATCAGGCGCGTCGGCGTGATCGGCGCCGGCACGATGGGCGGCGGCATTTCGATGAACTTCCTTTCGGCCGGCATCCCCGTCACCATCGTGGAGATGGAGCAGGCCGCGCTCGATCGCGGCACCGGCATCATGCGCAGGAACTACGAGGCGACCGCTTCCAAGGGGAAGATGACCGCCGATCAGGTCGAAGGCGCGATGGGCCTCCTGAACCCGACGCTCGATTTCGACGCGCTCGCCGATTGCGACCTCATCATCGAGGCCGTGTTCGAGAATATGGACGTCAAGAAAGACGTCTTCACCCGCCTCGACAAGATCGCCAAGCCCGGCGCGATCCTGGCCTCCAACACCTCCTACCTCAACATCGACGAGATCGCCGCCGTCACTTCGCGGCCTGAGGATGTGCTCGGCCTCCACTTCTTCTCGCCGGCCAACATCATGAAGCTGCTGGAGATCGTGCGCGGCGCCAGGACGGCGCCGGACGTGCTCGTCACCGCGATGCAGCTCGCCAAGAAGATCCGCAAGGTCGCGGTCGTCGCGGGCGTCTGCTACGGCTTCATCGGCAATCGGATGCTGATCCCGCGCCAGATGCAGGCGATGCAGCTCCTCCTCGAAGGTGCGACGCCGGAGCAGGTCGACAAGGTTCATGTGGAGTTCGGCATGCCGATGGGGCCGTTCCAGATGGCCGACCTCGCCGGCGTCGACATCGGCTGGCACCGCGACCCGACCCGCATCGAGAATATCCGCGACAAGCTCTGCGCGATGGAGCGCTGGGGCCAGAAGAAGGGCGCCGGCTTCTACGACTATGACGACAAGCGCCGCCCTTCGCCGTCACCGGTGGTGGCCGAAGTGATCGAGGAGTTCCGCCAGAAGGTTGGCGTCGAGAAGCGCGACATCACCGACCAGGAGATCATGGAGCGCACCATCTACACGATGGTCAACGAGGGCGCGAAGATCCTCGAGGAAGGCATGGCTCAGCGCGCCTCGGACATCGATGTCGTCTGGGTCTACGGCTACGGCTGGCCCGTCTATCGCGGCGGGCCGATGTTCTGGGCGGACACGGTGGGCCTGAAGGAGATCGTCGCAGGTCTTGAGCGCCAGCAAGACCGGCTCGGAAAGGACTTCACCCTCTCCAGGCTGCTCACCGACAAGGCCGCGGCGGGCGAAAAGCTCACCCGCTAG
- a CDS encoding protein-L-isoaspartate(D-aspartate) O-methyltransferase, whose translation MTEPAALSWLWHRSGRLALLTALSLVAESSAQAESEKAYSEARARLVESIRGYARSMGEKADPQVLAAMRTVPRHRFVPDAQRSDAYRDRPLPIGEGQTISQPTIVAMMTHLLKPDPGDVMLEVGTGSGYQAAVLSRLVDHVYSIEIVEALARTSAKRLAALGYDNVTVRHGDGYAGWPQHGPFDGIIVTAGAKHVPPPLVEQLKPGGRMVIPVGRSLGTQELRLIVKDGKGRVTSRTITPVRFVPLTRNPD comes from the coding sequence GTGACCGAACCCGCTGCGCTCTCCTGGCTCTGGCACCGTTCCGGGCGACTTGCCCTGCTGACGGCGCTGTCTCTCGTCGCCGAGTCGTCGGCCCAGGCGGAGTCGGAAAAGGCCTATTCGGAGGCGCGCGCCCGGCTGGTCGAATCCATTCGAGGCTATGCCCGATCGATGGGCGAAAAGGCAGACCCGCAGGTGCTGGCGGCGATGCGGACGGTGCCCCGGCACCGGTTCGTGCCCGACGCTCAGCGGAGCGACGCCTATCGCGACCGTCCGCTGCCGATCGGCGAAGGACAGACCATCTCCCAGCCGACGATCGTCGCCATGATGACGCATCTCCTGAAGCCGGACCCGGGCGACGTGATGCTCGAGGTGGGCACCGGGTCGGGATACCAGGCGGCGGTGCTGTCGCGACTGGTGGATCATGTCTATTCGATCGAGATCGTTGAGGCGCTGGCGCGAACTTCGGCGAAACGGCTGGCCGCGCTCGGGTATGACAATGTCACGGTACGGCATGGCGACGGCTATGCGGGCTGGCCGCAGCATGGGCCTTTCGACGGGATTATCGTCACCGCCGGCGCCAAGCATGTGCCGCCGCCGCTGGTCGAGCAGCTCAAGCCCGGCGGGCGGATGGTGATCCCGGTGGGCCGGTCGCTCGGCACGCAGGAGCTGAGACTGATCGTCAAGGACGGCAAGGGACGGGTGACGTCGCGGACGATCACCCCGGTGCGGTTCGTGCCGCTGACGCGCAATCCGGACTAA
- a CDS encoding ArsR/SmtB family transcription factor, which translates to MVRQSSASLDALFHALADPTRRVMLRSLALGERNIGELAAPFSMSFAAASKHVRVLERAGLISRRKEGRSYICRLEPEPLRLADQWIRFYEGFWDGRFATSE; encoded by the coding sequence ATGGTCCGGCAAAGCTCCGCCTCGCTCGACGCCCTCTTTCACGCTCTCGCCGATCCGACGCGCCGGGTGATGCTGCGCAGCCTCGCGCTGGGCGAGCGCAATATCGGCGAACTGGCCGCGCCCTTCAGCATGTCCTTCGCCGCCGCTTCCAAGCATGTGCGGGTGCTGGAGCGGGCGGGGCTGATCAGCCGCCGCAAGGAAGGGCGATCCTATATATGCCGGCTGGAGCCCGAACCGCTCAGGCTTGCGGATCAGTGGATCCGCTTTTACGAAGGCTTTTGGGACGGGCGTTTCGCCACGAGCGAATGA